In Aegilops tauschii subsp. strangulata cultivar AL8/78 chromosome 3, Aet v6.0, whole genome shotgun sequence, one genomic interval encodes:
- the LOC109757381 gene encoding CBL-interacting protein kinase 4-like, with product MNGTSKKSRGTPLLGKYELGRLLGRGTFAKVYLAHTVTGGEPVAVKVIDKAEVMGTEGMAPRVLQEVEAMRRLRHPGVLRLHEVLATRASIYLVMELAPRGDLQSRLAALPSHRFSEKAARRVFVQLTVALAHCHARGVTHRDLKPQNLLLDGAGNLKVSDFGLSALPDSFREDGRLHTACGTAAYAAPEVLCNKAYDGAKADAWSCGVTLFVLVAGRLPFDDANIPDMCRKACRRQYVVPPWVSPPTSRLLHRLLDPNPETRVAVEALAGTHPWFVKRSLSLDSHLDGLLDSQPERALAFRAPSVNAFDIISTSQWLDLSGMFGESRRSKEKRFVTTASPEQTLEQLGRAGRKLGYVVVVGKKGRECQRCPLGGLTISVEISELEPPLMLVEMRLEMDDGEVRVFSWDQLRIELGDDVVRAWDSCEDLQQV from the coding sequence ATGAACGGCACGAGCAAGAAGAGCAGGGGCACGCCGCTGCTGGGCAAGTACGAGCTCGGGCGTCTGCTCGGCCGCGGCACGTTCGCCAAGGTCTATCTCGCGCACACGGTTACCGGCGGCGAGCCTGTGGCGGTGAAGGTGATCGACAAGGCGGAGGTGATGGGCACGGAGGGCATGGCGCCTCGCGTGCTCCAGGAGGTGGAGGCCATGCGCCGGCTTCGCCACCCGGGAGTGCTCCGCCTCCACGAGGTGCTCGCCACTCGCGCCAGCATCTACCTCGTCATGGAGCTCGCCCCCCGCGGCGACCTTCAGTCCAGGCTCGCCGCTCTGCCAAGCCACCGGTTTTCGGAGAAGGCCGCGCGGCGCGTGTTCGTGCAGCTCACGGTGGCGCTCGCCCACTGCCACGCGCGCGGCGTGACGCACCGCGACCTGAAGCCGCAGAACCTCCTCCTCGACGGCGCCGGCAACCTCAAGGTCTCCGACTTCGGCCTCTCGGCGCTCCCAGACTCGTTCCGGGAGGACGGCCGCCTCCACACCGCCTGCGGCACGGCGGCCTACGCCGCGCCGGAGGTGCTCTGCAACAAGGCATACGACGGCGCCAAGGCCGACGCGTGGTCCTGCGGAGTCACGCTCTTCGTCCTCGTCGCCGGCCGCCTGCCCTTCGACGACGCTAATATCCCCGATATGTGCCGGAAGGCGTGCCGCCGGCAGTACGTGGTTCCGCCGTGGGTGTCCCCGCCAACGAGCCGActgctgcaccgcctgctcgacCCGAACCCGGAAACCCGCGTCGCCGTAGAGGCTCTGGCGGGGACGCACCCATGGTTCGTCAAGCGCTCCCTCAGCCTCGACTCTCACCTTGACGGCCTCCTCGACAGCCAGCCGGAGCGCGCGCTGGCGTTCCGGGCGCCGTCAGTGAACGCGTTCGACATCATATCCACGTCGCAGTGGCTCGATCTGTCCGGGATGTTCGGCGAGAGCAGGAGGAGCAAGGAGAAGCGGTTCGTGACGACGGCATCGCCGGAGCAGACGCTGGAGCAGCTCGGCCGGGCGGGCAGGAAGCTCGGGTACGTGGTCGTGGTGGGGAAGAAAGGAAGGGAGTGCCAGCGCTGTCCTCTAGGGGGGCTGACGATATCGGTGGAGATTTCGGAGCTGGAGCCGCCGCTGATGCTCGTCGAGATGCGGCTGGAGATGGACGACGGAGAGGTTCGAGTGTTTAGCTGGGATCAGTTGAGGATAGAGCTAGGGGATGATGTAGTTAGGGCTTGGGATAGCTGTGAGGATTTGCAACAAGTTTAG